The following are encoded in a window of Pan troglodytes isolate AG18354 chromosome 4, NHGRI_mPanTro3-v2.0_pri, whole genome shotgun sequence genomic DNA:
- the B4GALT7 gene encoding beta-1,4-galactosyltransferase 7 isoform X1 produces the protein MFPSRRKAAQLPWEDGRWDITPYPSLQSLPCPQKKPRGQGRICRGSSLPRPLSGLGCAPPQLNPPPQDNGGSGLLSGGLPRKCSVFHLFVACLSLGFFSLLWLQLSCSGDVARAVRGQGQETSGPPRACPPEPPPEHWEEDASWGPHRLAVLVPFRERFEELLVFVPHMRRFLSRKKIRHHIYVLNQVDHFRFNRAALINVGFLESSNSTDYIAMHDVDLLPLNEELDYGFPEAGPFHVASPELHPLYHYKTYVGGILLLSKQHYRLCNGMSNRFWGWGREDDEFYRRIKGAGLQLFRPSGITTGYKTFRHLHDPAWRKRDQKRIAAQKQEQFKVDREGGLNTVKYHVASRTALSVGGAPCTVLNIMLDCDKTATPWCTFS, from the exons ATGTTCCCCTCGCGGAGGAAAGCGGCGCAGCTGCCCTGGGAGGACGGCAG GTGGGATATCACCCCATATCCATCTCTCCAGTCTCTACCCTGTCCCCAGAAAAAGCCCAGAGGGCAAGGGAGAATCTGTAGAGGTTCCAGCCTTCCCAGACCACTCTCAGGACTGGGCTGTGCTCCTCCGCAGCTGAATCCACCACCACAGGATAATGGGGG GTCCGGGTTGCTCTCCGGCGGCCTCCCTCGGAAATGTTCCGTCTTCCACCTCTTCGTGGCCTGCCTCTCGCTGGGCTTCTTCTCCCTACTCTGGCTGCAGCTCAGCTGCTCTGGGGACGTGGCCCGGGCAGTCAGGGGACAAGGGCAGGAGACCTCGGGCCCTCCCCGGGCCTGCCCCCCAGAGCCGCCCCCTGAGCACTGGGAAGAAGACGCATCCTGGGGCCCCCACCGCCTGGCGGTGCTGGTGCCCTTCCGCGAACGCTTCGAGGAGCTCCTGGTCTTCGTGCCCCACATGCGCCGCTTCCTGAGCAGGAAGAAGATCCGGCACCACATCTACGTGCTCAACCAGGTGGACCACTTCAG GTTCAACCGGGCGGCGCTCATCAACGTGGGCTTCCTGGAGAGCAGCAACAGCACGGACTACATTGCCATGCACGACGTTGACCTGCTCCCTCTCAACGAGGAGCTGGACTATGGCTTTCCTGAGGCTGGGCCCTTCCACGTGGCCTCCCCGGAGCTCCACCCTCTCTACCACTACAAGACCTATGTCGGCGGCATCCTGCTGCTCTCCAAGCAGCACTACCGGCTG TGCAATGGGATGTCCAACCGCTTCTGGGGCTGGGGCCGCGAGGACGACGAGTTCTACCGGCGCATTAAGGGAGCTGGGCTCCAG CTTTTCCGCCCCTCGGGAATCACAACTGGGTACAAGACATTTCGCCACCTGCACGACCCAGCCTGGCGGAAGAGGGACCAGAAGCGCATCGCAGCTCAAAAACAG gagCAGTTCAAGGTGGACAGGGAGGGAGGCCTGAACACTGTGAAGTACCATGTGGCTTCCCGCACTGCCCTGTCTGTGGGCGGGGCCCCCTGCACTGTCCTCAACATCATGTTGGATTGTGACAAGACCGCCACACCCTGGTGCACATTCAGCTGA
- the B4GALT7 gene encoding beta-1,4-galactosyltransferase 7, which translates to MFPSRRKAAQLPWEDGRSGLLSGGLPRKCSVFHLFVACLSLGFFSLLWLQLSCSGDVARAVRGQGQETSGPPRACPPEPPPEHWEEDASWGPHRLAVLVPFRERFEELLVFVPHMRRFLSRKKIRHHIYVLNQVDHFRFNRAALINVGFLESSNSTDYIAMHDVDLLPLNEELDYGFPEAGPFHVASPELHPLYHYKTYVGGILLLSKQHYRLCNGMSNRFWGWGREDDEFYRRIKGAGLQLFRPSGITTGYKTFRHLHDPAWRKRDQKRIAAQKQEQFKVDREGGLNTVKYHVASRTALSVGGAPCTVLNIMLDCDKTATPWCTFS; encoded by the exons ATGTTCCCCTCGCGGAGGAAAGCGGCGCAGCTGCCCTGGGAGGACGGCAG GTCCGGGTTGCTCTCCGGCGGCCTCCCTCGGAAATGTTCCGTCTTCCACCTCTTCGTGGCCTGCCTCTCGCTGGGCTTCTTCTCCCTACTCTGGCTGCAGCTCAGCTGCTCTGGGGACGTGGCCCGGGCAGTCAGGGGACAAGGGCAGGAGACCTCGGGCCCTCCCCGGGCCTGCCCCCCAGAGCCGCCCCCTGAGCACTGGGAAGAAGACGCATCCTGGGGCCCCCACCGCCTGGCGGTGCTGGTGCCCTTCCGCGAACGCTTCGAGGAGCTCCTGGTCTTCGTGCCCCACATGCGCCGCTTCCTGAGCAGGAAGAAGATCCGGCACCACATCTACGTGCTCAACCAGGTGGACCACTTCAG GTTCAACCGGGCGGCGCTCATCAACGTGGGCTTCCTGGAGAGCAGCAACAGCACGGACTACATTGCCATGCACGACGTTGACCTGCTCCCTCTCAACGAGGAGCTGGACTATGGCTTTCCTGAGGCTGGGCCCTTCCACGTGGCCTCCCCGGAGCTCCACCCTCTCTACCACTACAAGACCTATGTCGGCGGCATCCTGCTGCTCTCCAAGCAGCACTACCGGCTG TGCAATGGGATGTCCAACCGCTTCTGGGGCTGGGGCCGCGAGGACGACGAGTTCTACCGGCGCATTAAGGGAGCTGGGCTCCAG CTTTTCCGCCCCTCGGGAATCACAACTGGGTACAAGACATTTCGCCACCTGCACGACCCAGCCTGGCGGAAGAGGGACCAGAAGCGCATCGCAGCTCAAAAACAG gagCAGTTCAAGGTGGACAGGGAGGGAGGCCTGAACACTGTGAAGTACCATGTGGCTTCCCGCACTGCCCTGTCTGTGGGCGGGGCCCCCTGCACTGTCCTCAACATCATGTTGGATTGTGACAAGACCGCCACACCCTGGTGCACATTCAGCTGA